The sequence below is a genomic window from Stigmatopora nigra isolate UIUO_SnigA chromosome 4, RoL_Snig_1.1, whole genome shotgun sequence.
gcttttttaaaagcttttttatcctttatttttatgttctattgtctcttaagattttacttgttactttactttatatattatattcaatactttaatgttttaaaactttactttcaagactcgtatgtatatatatatttcagcaaaacgcctattaatttatgtatttattttacaaactttttaccaatctatttatgtctaaactGCCTTTCTCAAAAATATGCCTTGataatgtccatcatggacagcaccccctgcatgagtctgtggagtccctccgaagCCCTTTCAGCAaaagactgctgcaccctcattgcagccttcctcccatcagctgtcaggctctttaacaaaaaaaggctgagtgttaagacctatgtgcgtatgtgcgtatgtgcgtatgtgcgtatgtgcgtatgtacgtatgtatatgtatatgtatatgtatatgtatatgtatatgtatatttatatgtatatgtatatgtatatgtatatgtatatgtatatgtatatgtatatgtatatgtatatgtatatgtatatgtatatgtatatgtatatgtatatttatatgtatatgtatatgtatatgtatatgtatatgtatatgtatatgtatatgtatatgtatatgtatatgtatatgtatatgtatatgtatatgcaatgtatatatacgtatctctctctctctctctctctctctctctctctctctctctctttctctctctctctctctctctctctctctctctctctctctctctctctctcgctctctatctctatctctatctctatctctatctctatctctatctctatctctatctctatctctatctctatctctatctctatctctatctctatctctatctctatctctatctctatctctatctctatctctatctctatctctatctctatctctatctctatctctatctctatctctatctctatctctatctctatctctatctctatctctatctctatctctatctctatctctatctctatctctatctctatctctatctctatctctatctctatctctatctctatctctatctctatctctatctctatctctatctctatctctatctctatctctatctctatctctatctctatctctatctctatctctatctctatctctatctctatctctatctctatctctatctctatctctatctctatctctatctctatctctatctctatctctatctctatctctatctctatctctatctctatctctatctctatctctatctctatctctatctctatctctatctctatctctatctctatctctatctctatctctatctctatctctatctctatctctatctctctctctctctctctctctctctctctctctctctctctctctctctctctctatctctatctctatctctatctctatctctatctctatctctatctctatctctatctctatctctatctctatctctatctctatctctatctctatctctatctctatctctatctctatctctatctctatctctatctctatctctatctctatctctatctctatatctatatctatatctatctctatctctatatctatatctatatctatatctatatctatatctatatctatatctatatctatatctatatctatatctatatctatatctatatctatatctatatctatatctatatctatatctatatctatatctatatctatatctatatctatatctatatatctatatctatatctgtatctatatatctatatctatatctatatctatatagatatatatatatatatatagatatatatagataggtaataagtaagttaataaataaatacatgaataaatatattaataaataagcatgttgctgaaatatatatatatatatatatatatatttatatatatatatatatatatatatatatatatatatatatatatatatatatatatatatatatatatatatatatatatatatatatatatatatatatatatatatatatatatatatatatatatatatatatatatatatatatatatatatatatatatatatatatatatatttcagcaacatgcttatttattaatatatttattcatgtatttatttattaacttacttattacctatcgatttatgtccaaaatgccttttctatttctgcatcctcacccgggatgaataaagttatccaattccaTCCAATTAGAGACTTGCTAATTTCTCATTTCTCCTTCCATTCAGATCTTTTCAGATCAACTAGAGAGCACTGCAGCTCATGTGATCCTTCATGTGCAGTCAGTGCTGATTAACCAGCATCTGCTACTTCCTGTCAGTCGGCAAAATGGCTTCTTGTTTATTCAGACTGACAAACCTCTGTACACACCTTTGCAAAATGGTGAATAATTCACTGTGTATTTTGGGTGGCTTCAGGGTGATTTTGCTTCTTGTTTCTATGCATGTAGTGAAGGTACGTGCGTTTTCGCTCAACCAGGAGCTTcatccagccaatcgcagtgtcTCCTTCACCTTCAAGGTGAGCAATTTGCTAGGCCTTCACTCACGTACTTAATAACACATCCATCCATTCTCATTCATTAAAACATTCACTCACTGGGTACCCCATTCATAAGCACACTCATTCACTCACCTATATAATCACTCTTTTACATGAACACTCATTTGTTTGTGTGCTTATTTGCTCTCCTACTCAATGGTTCATTCAAATGCAAACTCATGTACATAATTCATCCCATCAACAGGATCAATAGGATTAAATACTTTTGATCACCGAGCCTGAAGATAAACATACCTACAAATTGGTGCGaatgtatattttgaatatCTTACATGAAATACAAATTCACTTATGATAGATTTACCAATTAGTATTTCCAAGTTCAACgttcaataatggaggcatctgagatcaaatccttttattcttgcaagaagagaatccatccacacacGCCTCCAGTCAGATGACcggtgtcccttttgctaatatattcacaagatttaaacaacatgcataacaagtctaaacattattcggAATCTCATAACAATTAGCCTCAGTTCTCATAACTATTGAAGGTCTGTCGAAACTttccgagagagagagagagagagagagagagagagagagagagagagcatacCAGCCGCTTTGCGGCCCATGGAAGTCATGAGACTGGTGGCTGCCAGCTTTTCCTTCATTGCAAATCCAATTTCTTTacttggacattgtaatggatggtattcaccctattcatatttttatttggcgtAAGCCAAAGAAAAATATACTCCTGCTGCAATTTGGCAAACCAACCCATAAGTCGGATTGCCATTCCTCTACAAAGCTCAACGTCGTCGAGAGAGGCCAGCCGCTGCACCGAAATCCTGAGCCGCCAATTATATCTCCACTCTAAAACAGATACtggtaaaaacaatgaaaccaaagcacatagtcctgtttCTTTTGACAGGAGTTATGCAATTTATTTGCCCCACTTCACCACCATAAGCCAAAACGTGGAATCAGTGAGGCCGTTGTCACACCATGTCTAATCTACCGCAcccagattcagaccatgccctgtaaggttcaaACAGGTACAGTTAAACAGCAGAAAAATTGACTTGCCCTTTACTGCTTTCGTAACAGGACAGACattattctaatattttttaGCTTTTCTTTACAAACAGGACACCTtgtcttttgtaaaaacactttcccaacaaaatggtgattgagggagttttTATATtcgatcgtattttcccttgtctggtattttgtttttaccctttgtaaaatggtttagtctcaattgaagcGCTTTCACCTTTCCatattgttaggttcattaataattaccttcgtccgtaattatcaataactgcaggaagacatcttattcaattattgacatttaattaaatagaaatggatacaacagataaaagcctccggaggggagcgttacagcaagtgtcaccttacaacttcagaacgtctcctcgaatagacgttttcgtcccactcttatggtcatgaatcaaaacaatttacagagttgttgatcattccatcacgtatgagtaaaaacaacatctgggactacaataacaatcaaagtattttaccaataacaaaaacaggagactagacctaacaacatttagattagagtaattatacaacctccttgacctaagaatcatataatataatcataatcatataatcgttacatacagaaaaacctgaagtgtacggttacataacgataacaatattcttgttattggccgaatagccctggcctcgtcaccaagggcccaccaaatctcaaggacccagattgggtggattgtttgtataaccatcctggaacaggccgtccaggttaaagatgacttggcgtgacctcgcaacacttggaaaatagaaagagaatgatttaaacaaagaaaggaattaatacagagaatagaaagagaatgatttaacaaagaaatgaattaatacgactattataaaagtaatacagaataaacccaacacatatGGAGACatcaaaaccaatataaaagagttccctatagtttatggtattgctcgctgagcaataatctttcccatcaatattggagtggttccCGCATTTTATTAAATCAGAAAGCTTATTTTACCCGTCTCCtcaacgtttcaactgagaccacCCTATTACAGTGcaaaaagtagctccacatagtgctatttcttcttctttacttTGAGGTTGAGCACCACCGTTGGTccagtccgtttcctgttgaaaaacacagtctccttctgccaATCCAAATTCAATGCTTTCTCTTAAAGATTTCCCTTTTTATGCAGTCAGCCAGATTATCCTTAtcatccagttccaatcgtgcagTAAATTATGGCATTTTGTAGGGTCTACTAAATAGTATTTCCATATGTTGTTGTACTGTTTTACCCGTTATGTAGGCAGTGATTTCAAAACGAGATATGGAACCTTCGGTCCATTcagccaattattttgttaacacaatttgggtgccattatcaGTATCAATCAATggttcactttttaaaataatgttcgGATATAATCACTTCCTGACTGAATGATTTGacagtgttgtttttgttctggTTTTGGTCTACTCAACAGGATCCTGACCATCAGACTGTGGATGTGCGGGAGATGTTAGACCTGAACAACGGGATCGTATCCTTGCAGAACCCCTTTAAAATCCCCCTCAGGCCCAAGTACTTATCCGGGAGCCAGAATCAGAATCTTTTTAGGTCTCACACTTTAATAATTAATAGTCTGATGTAATTTTAGGTTAGGAAGCTGGTCTATTGAAGCCTCATACTTGGATCCCTTCAGCACGAAAGCCACAACACACTTTGAGATCAGGGAATATGGTAAATCTCAATACATTGGCAGTGATTCCCAGATTGGGTCGGGAggcggcgggggggggggggggggggggatttggctcaaaatagttcctctctttGAGTAAGTGGGTAGGGATCTTCCAAGGAAAAACAGGACcacctctctaatcttttcaagtaggataatttTCAGAAtttgtggttgactaaatacttatttgccccactgtacacTCTGCGCTGTCCTGCCCACCAGACACTTCACTTTCCGAGATTCTTGCCGATGTTTTAACTCCACTCTACACACCTCAAGACAACTCTTCGCACACAAAATATTTAGCTCCACTCTACGTCCCTCAAGTCAACTCTTCGCacaaatcttttctattcactgacAAAAATCTTTTCTACTCccttacaaaatattttccattcacttaCAAAAATCTTTTCTACTCccttacaaaatattttccattcacttacaaaaatcttttctattcactgaccaaaaatgaaatcaatacGATCGCTTTTGCTCAAATTCCTGTATCACAATTTAACCAGCATTCAATTTATGTTTACAACTACAGCATCTTTCCAAAGCTTCAACAATATGTTTAAACACTTTTATTTTCCACACAGTAAAAGCATCTTATACATTTTACGGCGCGCATCGATATGTTTCACACCTTAAATCTTCTTTGTCTCTCAGCTGGCAGGGACACTCACACATACAGACGCACATTCTGCCACACGTGCATGCGTTTAGCAACTTCCGCGCCCATGGTAACTTAAACTCTTATTCGAGGattgttatattttaatagctatatttattatttagtcTGTCCTCATCGACCGCATGACATATATTTGAAGCACAGCATTGGCTTGAATTCTGATAAGCGGGTTTGATGAACCCACAAATTATTATTAGGGATTGATAGTGTGCTTCCCCCTGAAGCGTACTTTTGACTTCAATTCTACCGGGGCACTAAACCTAAAATAACATTCAAACAGATGCTATAATTAACTTGTGAACGCTGGCTTCATCTAACCAGTTCACAGTATTAGCTTCCAGACGAAAAGCACTGAAGTTTCTTCAACGAGACAAACAGCCCGGAATTACGGCCACGGGTTAACTTCTCTCTATTTTTCTTCCTTCCAATGAAATTCCAGTCAGCTTTTTAACAGCTTTGACTCGAGTCCTTTATTATATAAAACACATGAAGACTTTTTGTGTTCGTGCGAGTGGGGTCTGGTCTTCTATCTTTTTGAAATTGCAGGTTCTTTAGCCTGGAAGGTTTTTAGAAACACTGCATCAGCGCAGCCACTCACACAGACACCATATTGCAAATCAGATGGTAAGAACTCATACCTCTTCACGGGCCGTTGATTTCGCAATTCGGTGTATGCCCAAGCAGCCAGCTTTCGATGCCTTCCACTTCGTCTCCCGATTTCCTGACGCCAATTATTGAAGCTCGAACTGAGTGCACACTTGGACAGCAGTGAGACAGGAACATAGTCCCACTTTATTGAACATCTGAGCATATTTTAAGAAGTACAGTGAAGGACATCCGCCGCCTTTCACATTTGCGTTTCATGTCTGGGACATCTGCAATCCTTCGGCAATGTCTAGTATATTTAGGGTCAGCTTGACCCGGGCTAAGGAACACATGCTGTTATCTTCTACagtcaatcaaatcaatcaatcaaaagcctttattgtcatcgtaCACAGccgcgtataacgaaattggtggtggtaCTCcataaagtgcgttttccctgtaaaaaataaacataaatagtaatataaatgtataaaacatCACATCCTGGCTAggtaaattttaaaatattgcgcaatttaagatattgcacattgttattgcacacccccaAATTATTGtgcagaagggattgtgtgtcgtgctaacgcaagttcagagtcctgatggctgtgggaaaaaaactttccTCAAGTCTATTTAtctgtgctttgtgagacctgtagcatctgccagagggcagcatctggaacaggttgtgaccagagtGGTATTGGCCCCttacaatgttcctggctctgctgaggtagtgaGAGCTGGCGATGTAaacagtgagggcagagagcagtgTTGAtaactctctgcatggcctttccgTCTGATGatgtgcttccagcgtaccacactgtaatgcagtatgccaggatggtctccacagtggctctatagaaggttaccagacgcttagtgtccaagttgttcctcgtgagtaccctcaggaaatggagtcgtttctgggccttcttccccactgccgtggtgttggtagactaGAAGAActtgtccgtgacgtggacccctgGAATTTGAAGTACTGGACCCTGGTATAGGCATACTCCACTTATGAGGAGTGGAGTCAGATATGTGCTgcgtttgcaaaagtccaggattatttttttagttttcgtggtgtttagtgtgagactgttcaccaaacaccacaaacagtttttttaacCACATCTCTGTAAACAGACTCATCCCCCCTGAGAttagtccgaccacagtggtgtcaccagcaaatttgatgatggagttagactggtgggttggtgtacagtcgtatgtgaaCATACAGGGcatacagaagaggactcagtacacagccttgaggggagccagagctcagtgtaatggaggaagagaggtggggaccaagtctaacagtttgtggacggttggttaagaagttcttaatccaATAGCAGATGGTCTGTACACGCAcagttccccccccccccccccccccccttgcttTTTCGGGATTCTTTCGATCGATCGCGTCGGTGTAGCAtgcggctagctagcgataccgcGGCTTCAGGGATTTGCaggtgtagccacgtttccgtggtgagaataatgttgcaatTCCGGACAAAGCTGTTGGTTGCAAGCTGAAGTTCCCAatcgtccattttgtgggtgttgaATCTGCCATTGATCAAAAAGATACTCAAAGGAGGTGCTCAATGTGCGGTTGTTTCCTCAGTTTAGCAGCTAGGTCCGCCATGAAAGGCCTGCCTGATTTTGAGTGTATAGCGCAAAATAGAGctaatttaatttttgttttgaaatgggTGCCATTGCCTAAATAATGTACAATAACAATCtctgtctttgtttgtttttggatctTGGAGAATTGTTAATTCCCCACTTTTAAGGATGTCCTTGCTAATCGTTACATTTGTATTCACATTTGTAGATTTAGCGGATTAATCCCTGTATATGCAAAGccaatttttttacttttaagtcTAACTTGCCCCAATTTGTAGGGCTATAAAGCAATGGAAAGAATGCTTATCTAGTTGACATAAGTTCTTCAATGCTTATGCAATCGGTAGATATGCTAATAGTCATCAATATTACGCAGGGGTTTAAATTCTTTGTACGCTTGGCCCATTTCCTACAAATGACTTCCATTTCATCTTTCTTCATTAAGGATTTGACTCCCAAAATAAGCCATCTTTGCAATGTGTTCCCAATAACAGGTTAATAAGCAATTGATAAAGTATGCTGCACAGTTATCTTTTGGAAAAAACAACTAGCTTTTTCTGTGTCAATTGATTAACGTCAAACTATAATGCCGACTGTCTGTTTATATCAAGCTGGATAGTGGGCTGTTAAAAcaaaatgcattcaattcaaacGCTTTGGTCAATAAAACTGTACGCACAGGGTTGATTCGGCTTTCCCTCACGCCGGCcatacacaaaataaaaatgcacgcTCATCTTCTGTTTCTAATGCTTCCTCAAAGGGAGGGGAGCTTTGCCACGTCCCCTGACAGTTTATCTTCAGAATGGAGAAAGCTCAAACCTTCTGCAAAGATTTTAACACTGCTCCACGTGATTTacagcacacacacagaaaacacCACAGCACTTAACCACTCCGCACCAGAACATTGACCACTGCCGCTTGAGCACAAATTCTACTATTTCTTGGTATAAACTAACTCAACTTCATGTGTACCATTCCAGTTATGACCACTCAAAGTTTTTTCCACAAGTTATAGCATTATGTTTTTTCACACTTTGGTTTTCCACATGGGCCTAAGCATatcaaatttattttcttttatcctGCGCATTTCGTGCTGCCTTAATTCTTCTTTGCCTGCCGACTGGTGACAGGAAACAAACAAAGGGAAAAGAGACAGctagagagacagaaagaggggTGGGTAGGATTGCACACTTCCAAACACCAGACTATTTATAACAGTGGCGGTCtatgcattttctcgtagcgccttcaacgaatcaaatcaatccaaccctcaaaaactattttatggctataaaacctcgtgTGTGCGGTTGATTGGTCGCCTGTATTTTCGtcgctgtcttttggtcgccactcTTTTGGTCgcggtcctttggtcgcccggacggcgACAACGGGCGACCAAAGGACTGGCAACCAAGAAGAAGACCGGGAACAAAACAAGGTAAAACAACACGGTCCACACATCAATAAAAGCCAACAATGGCCATGAGCAGTTTCACTGAGGTGACGTGTGTCTATAAGAGTTTATTTGTACATGCTCTGTCCCTTTCGGAAGCTAAATCAGTCAGGGTCTTAACAAGTTctccaacaaaaaacaataaaaatccgGGAAACTTTGAGCTTTTCTTTAGCCTAATAATTACTAGGACATTAAGTATGACTAAATAGTAATTCACAGTTTGTATTTAGGAAATTTGAGCAACAATTTAAatggtaattatcaataaccttccaggcgaccaaaagaccgacgaccaaaaggttggcgaccaaaagaccggcgaccaatcgaccggcgaccaatcgaccgGCGTCCATCGACCGTGTACCAAAACCTCGACTCAATTTccataggaaataggtttattaccggactgcaggatggttggagaatgctccgacagctgtgaacctctcacagcctgtcttcctcgcaattctctctgattgaacactaggtcagtctttatatagaccacatgtgataggttcattaataattacccttttttgtaattatcaataactgcaggcagacatcttattcaagtattgacatttaattaaatagattggatcacagataagaaaccttaagggaggagatcttcaaaagtatcctctcgaaccgtatttcgcgtacagctttaaggcatttgggataaaacaatcacgccttcatttgacctaacaatcatatagcaattacataaagaagcccgaagtgcgtcacgagtgttatggacgtggcagaaacaacatctttgttatggaaatggaagatatcccgagtccttgcccgatcaacaaccctcacagcccgatactgggtgagatgtagcgtcaacaatccttggagaagtccatgtgagagtggactaggcggcagtttatgacctcgagccgaacaatagaaagactctTGATGATttgacaaagaaatgaattactacacatatgtataatagtaatacagaataaacccaaaattcccccgtttttataatatgtatgttattaatcatttcttagtaatcacgaaatggtaatgtcgggtgactgtgatttttcccgcctactccttactcccatggctggtctgaaagagaaagaacataatcatattcgtccaattggtccccggaattaccgtactcctggagcTCGCTGTTTTCCCTggtacgtttcataagcagagatataattagtgtaatttagaatttgtatgggcaattgcagtagttataagtcggcttagcaaggagcgcaaacaggggataaggcaacacccatacaatgtcaaggtaggagcatatatggctacagaacacaacagattgggccaaatccttacattttccaaaggtccTATACCCCCAGTGTGTGAAGcggataattctactccaga
It includes:
- the LOC144195145 gene encoding complement C5-like, whose protein sequence is MNVCVLLLYVSSVCWTVSSQQATTYLVSTPIALHVDAEETVLVQMFGLTQEVNVYVFIKTSMAPDHQILSRQMMSLNTENHHQAIVSVRIFSDQLESTAAHVILHVQSVLINQHLLLPVSRQNGFLFIQTDKPLYTPLQNVKVRAFSLNQELHPANRSVSFTFKDPDHQTVDVREMLDLNNGIVSLQNPFKIPLRPKLGSWSIEASYLDPFSTKATTHFEIREYGKSQYIGSDSQIGQLSMPSTSSPDFLTPIIEARTECTLGQQ